Genomic segment of Paracholeplasma morum:
TGCGCATGCCGATTTTATATGCGTTGTCTTATCCAAGACACTTAGCATTAGACGCTAAACCTTTAAACTTGGATGAGTTAAAGAAACTCACTTTTGAACCGATGGATCTAACTAGATTCCCCTTATTAAAACTTGCTTATGAGGTAGGGATTAAGGGTGGGTTGTATCCAGTCGTAATGAATGCAGCCAATGAGAAGGCTGTAAAGCTATTTTTAGAAGGTCAAATTAGTTTCTTAGATATTGAGAGACTTGTATATAATGCAGTTAGCAATTATAAAGAAACAATCAAGAAACCTTCTTTGGAAGATATCTTGAGAGTAAACCAAGAGATTTATGAAAGTGTAGGTATCTAAATGGATTTATTAATAAACATTGTAGCCTTTGTGTTTTCACTAGGGCTTATCGTTGCTTTACATGAACTGGGACATTTTTTCTTTGCTAAGAAAGCAAATATTTTATGTCATGAATATGCCATTGGAATGGGGCCACTCCTATGGTCTAAAAGAAAAGGCGAAACTCTTTATTCAATTAGAGCTATTCCTATCGGGGGATTTGTCTCTATGGCTGGTGAGCAAATCGAGAATGCTTTGCTTTCAAAAGGCCAAACCATCGGGGTTAATTTTGAAGGGGATTTGATTAAAGAAATCATCTTAAACAATGCAAAACCTGCTGAAAAAAACCTTATTATTGAAAGTTTTGATTTATATGATGATAAGAATCAAGGGCTATTTATCGAGGGAACAGATGAAGGTGTAATGCGTTTTTATTCAGTTAAAAAAGATGCATTTTATATCTTATCAGAAAAGAAAAAGATACAAGTAGCGCCATATAACCGTTCTTTTGAGTCTAGATCATTATGGCAAAGATTCCTAACCATCTTTGGTGGACCAGCAATGAACTTTGTCTTAGCGTTTTTCATATTTTTAATTGTTGCTTCAATCCAAGGTAAACCAGTTAATTCAAATGTGATTGGGCAAATCGTTCCAAACAACCCTGCAAACTTTGCATCGATAGTGTCTGGGGATAAAATTATATCGATTGATGGTGTTGTTGTGGATAATTGGACTACCATTGGACAAGCACTAAATGATTCAATGGGAGAAGAAAACCTATCAGTAGTCATCGAAAGAAATGGACAATTGATTACGCTCTTTGTTAATCCTAGAATTGATATTAATGCTATGGGTATCTCAAACTACTACAAAGAAAAGATTGGTGGGAATGACATATATGGTGTCAAACTATCCAATGGCGGTGCTGTTATTGGGTCATCTTTTGGTATATCCAAAGATTTATTGAAAACAGATGATATCATTACAGCTGTTAAACTTAATAACAAGACCTATACTATCTCTTCTTGGGCTGATTTAGTTTCTGCAATTAACCAAGAAGAAGGTGGAGATGCGGTCATTACAATAAAACGTGGTCAAGAAACCCTAACAGTTAATTTACCAATTTGGGAAGACAGTGTGTTATCTAGCCAAGGCGTAGAAAAAACCAGAACCACTTTGGGTATCTCTCCAAACACTAAATTCGATTTTGTGTATAGTATTTCTAGTGGATTCACAAGCATTGGAACATCTGTTAGTCAAGTTATCGCTGTAATTGGACTTTTATTTGGTGGCTCAGATCAGATTTCTGTAAGTAACTTATCTGGCCCAGTTGGTATTTTCAACATTGTTGGTCAATATGCGCAACAAGGATTTGCTGCATTCTTATTCTTTGTTGGATTCTTATCCGTTAATATCGGCGTAATGAACTTACTTCCAATCCCAGCACTAGATGGTGGACGTCTGGTATTCCTTGGTATTGAAGCAGTTATTCGTAAACCTTTAAACCGTAAAGTCGAAAATACGGCAAACAATATAA
This window contains:
- a CDS encoding M50 family metallopeptidase, encoding MDLLINIVAFVFSLGLIVALHELGHFFFAKKANILCHEYAIGMGPLLWSKRKGETLYSIRAIPIGGFVSMAGEQIENALLSKGQTIGVNFEGDLIKEIILNNAKPAEKNLIIESFDLYDDKNQGLFIEGTDEGVMRFYSVKKDAFYILSEKKKIQVAPYNRSFESRSLWQRFLTIFGGPAMNFVLAFFIFLIVASIQGKPVNSNVIGQIVPNNPANFASIVSGDKIISIDGVVVDNWTTIGQALNDSMGEENLSVVIERNGQLITLFVNPRIDINAMGISNYYKEKIGGNDIYGVKLSNGGAVIGSSFGISKDLLKTDDIITAVKLNNKTYTISSWADLVSAINQEEGGDAVITIKRGQETLTVNLPIWEDSVLSSQGVEKTRTTLGISPNTKFDFVYSISSGFTSIGTSVSQVIAVIGLLFGGSDQISVSNLSGPVGIFNIVGQYAQQGFAAFLFFVGFLSVNIGVMNLLPIPALDGGRLVFLGIEAVIRKPLNRKVENTANNIMFILLMALFVYVTFYDILRLF